A DNA window from Solanum lycopersicum chromosome 3, SLM_r2.1 contains the following coding sequences:
- the LOC101267496 gene encoding increased DNA methylation 1-like isoform X2 encodes MVPFIEAICNSVSGEMLCVDPYVSCLQPVEKQLVSGGFVPISEDVPMSGSVMFNSVLPSQEQQPAISPNALSVSHPPKNEISGTLSITKSDNKIHSSKRKRLEWKTISHETELCPDAVSECNDNYMSNHGSLESLQELKEHLSYLGWKIEQAKDYNIIRTRYVAPDGKIFQSLRKVCKMLENSETRAEGQKTSYDGSSDDLNLSTCLAKSQTCNELSELQYTSQAPLVPPEYCPEAVIDYCLLGSPDYPAYKKLNSGEKKSMIMKAKKHLAAIGWIFSYCQKGDRRELRYCPPHGRKKFISLRTACIWCMQQWKAEGQMPELVSRSNVLELQGNLAPHRTSCKKLSMATFSALPLRKEPTQLNKVTVCEISETRKKSNHTGGWNMLKEGKSRSSRTVIDGTESQSSACQLRSSKRARQATVSSSLHHTPRTVLSWLIDNNMVLPRAKVQYRVKKDGRPMAEGWITRAGIKCKCCQKVYGISNFEVHAGSSYHRPSANIFLEDGRSLLDCQLQMKEKSIVRNTRKRSPLLKKRSHLGTNDNVCSVCHYGGELLLCDECPSSFHIGCLGMKEVPDGEWFCPSCCCEMCGQSRFDKNKDHFTDSSLLICFQCEHKYHARCMRDKGLQKLDCYPVGKWFCNKRCEQICLGIHQLLAKPVIVGIDNLTWTLLKYVKPDDFDSDAAKDEFVLETYSKLGVALDVMHECFEPVEEPYTRRDLMEDVIFNRWSELNRLNFQGFYTVLLERNDEVITVATVRIYGEKVAEVPLVATRFQYRRLGMCHILMNELETKLMELGVERLVLPAAPAVLNTWTTSFGFTMVKESQRLNFLNYTFLDFQGTVMCQKLLQNIPPEVSSDSTAYQPQLDHIKSKETVELDGNSALSEVFQAEQLEGSEIVGQGYADAPGGCESNDMDAPTPLITVANQQAPLGCQDETSLQYQAEVTDSNVLEKTGVVQYKCYKRRKKI; translated from the exons ATGGTACCTTTTATTGAAGCCATATGCAATTCGGTTAGTGGGGAGATGCTGTGTGTGGATCCGTATGTATCATGTCTTCAGCCTGTAGAAAAACAACTTGTTTCGGGGGGTTTTGTACCAATATCAGAGGATGTTCCAATGAGTGGTAGTGTTATGTTTAACTCAGTTCTGCCAAGCCAAGAACAACAACCAGCTATATCACCTAATGCTTTGTCAGTTTCACATCCccctaaaaatgaaatttcCGGTACTTTGTCAATTACTAAGAGTGACAATAAGATACATTCTAGCAAGAGGAAGCGACTTGAATGGAAGACCATCTCCCATGAAACTGAGCTTTGTCCTGATGCAGTTTCCGAGTGCAATGATAATTATATGTCGAACCATGGGTCCTTAGAGTCCTTGCAAGAACTTAAGGAACATCTGTCTTACTTAGGATGGAAAATTGAGCAAGCAAAGGATTACAACATCATTAGGACACGGTACGTGGCTCCTGATGGGAAGATATTTCAATCACTTCGTAAAGTTTGTAAGATGTTGGAAAATTCAGAAACTCGGGCAGAAGGCCAGAAAACATCATATGATGGTTCATCTGATGATCTCAACCTTTCTACTTGCCTGGCAAAATCACAGACATGCAATGAGTTGTCTGAGCTGCAATATACTTCTCAAGCACCACTCGTTCCTCCTGAATATTGCCCTGAAGCTGTAATTGACTATTGTTTATTGGGATCACCAGACTATCCTGCCTATAAGAAGTTGAACAGTGGGGAAAAGAAGTCTATGATCATGAAAGCTAAGAAACACCTCGCTGCAATAGGATGGATATTTTCTTATTGTCAGAAAGGGGACAGGAGAGAACTGCGGTATTGTCCTCCTCATGGGAGGAAAAAATTCATCTCTCTTCGAACAGCATGCATATGGTGTATGCAGCAGTGGAAAGCTGAGGGACAGATGCCTGAATTAGTTTCCCGGTCAAATGTTCTGGAACTTCAGGGAAATTTGGCACCTCACAGGACCTCATGTAAGAAATTATCAATGGCGACATTTTCTGCCTTGCCACTTCGGAAAGAAcctactcaacttaataaagtCACAGTTTGTGAAATCAGCGAAACAAGAAAGAAGAGTAACCACACAGGTGGGTGGAACATgttaaaagaaggaaaatctAGATCTTCAAGAACAGTAATAGATGGTACAGAATCTCAGTCTTCAGCTTGTCAGTTGCGATCAAGTAAAAGAGCTCGGCAGGCAACAGTTTCTTCTTCCTTGCATCATACACCTCGAACAGTTTTATCTTGGTTGATTGACAATAATATGGTTCTTCCCCGTGCCAAAGTGCAGTATCGTGTGAAAAAAGATGGTCGTCCAATGGCAGAAGGATGGATCACTCGTGCAGGGATCAAATGCAAGTGCTGTCAAAAAGTTTATGGAATTAGCAATTTTGAGGTGCATGCTGGAAGCAGTTATCACAGACCTTCAGCAAATATATTTTTGGAAGATGGACGATCCCTTCTTGATTGTCAACTGCAGATGAAAGAAAAGAGTATTGTAAGAAACACAAGGAAGAGATCACCTTTGTTGAAGAAGCGCAGCCATTTGGGCACAAATGACAATGTGTGTTCTGTGTGCCATTACGGTGGTGAATTACTTCTGTGTGATGAATGCCCATCTTCCTTTCATATTGGTTGCCTTGGAATGAAG GAGGTTCCTGATGGCGAGTGGTTTTGTCCATCATGCTGTTGTGAAATGTGTGGCCAGAGCAGATTTGATAAAAACAAAGACCACTTTACAGACAGCAGTCTACTTATCTGTTTTCAGTGTGAGCACAAGT ATCATGCTCGGTGCATGAGAGATAAGGGCCTTCAAAAGCTGGATTGTTATCCTGTAGGAAAATGGTTTTGCAATAAGAGATGTGAGCAG ATATGTTTGGGTATCCACCAACTCTTGGCAAAGCCAGTCATAGTGGGAATTGATAACCTCACTTGGACTTTATTGAAATACGTAAAACCTGATGATTTTGATTCAGATGCTGCTAAAGATGAGTTCGTCCTGGAGACTTATAGTAAACTTGGTGTCGCTTTGGATGTGATGCATGAATGCTTTGAGCCTGTCGAAGAACCTTACACAAGGAGGGATCTTATGGAAGATGTTATCTTCAATAGATG GTCAGAGCTGAATCGCTTAAATTTTCAGGGTTTCTATACTGTACTTCTGGAAAGAAATGACGAAGTGATTACAGTAGCGACTGTGAG GATTTATGGAGAAAAAGTAGCTGAGGTTCCTCTTGTGGCAACAAGATTTCAGTACCGCAGACTTGGAATGTGTCACATCTTAATGAATGAGCTTGAAACG AAACTAATGGAATTAGGAGTTGAGAGGCTAGTTTTGCCTGCTGCGCCCGCCGTGCTAAACACATGGACCACGTCATTTGGTTTCACAATGGTGAAAGAATCTCAGAGGCTAAACTTCTTGAATTACACTTTTCTTGATTTCCAGGGTACAGTAATGTGTCAGAAACTCCTCCAGAATATCCCTCCAGAGGTATCAAGTGACTCAACAG CTTATCAACCTCAACTTGACCACATAAAAAGCAAGGAGACTGTTGAGTTGGATGGAAACAGTGCGCTTTCTGAGGTCTTCCAAGCTGAGCAACTTGAAGGGAGTGAAATTGTGGGTCAAGGATATGCAGA
- the LOC101267496 gene encoding increased DNA methylation 1-like isoform X3, which produces MVPFIEAICNSVSGEMLCVDPYVSCLQPVEKQLVSGGFVPISEDVPMSGSVMFNSVLPSQEQQPAISPNALSVSHPPKNEISGTLSITKSDNKIHSSKRKRLEWKTISHETELCPDAVSECNDNYMSNHGSLESLQELKEHLSYLGWKIEQAKDYNIIRTRYVAPDGKIFQSLRKVCKMLENSETRAEGQKTSYDGSSDDLNLSTCLAKSQTCNELSELQYTSQAPLVPPEYCPEAVIDYCLLGSPDYPAYKKLNSGEKKSMIMKAKKHLAAIGWIFSYCQKGDRRELRYCPPHGRKKFISLRTACIWCMQQWKAEGQMPELVSRSNVLELQGNLAPHRTSCKKLSMATFSALPLRKEPTQLNKVTVCEISETRKKSNHTGGWNMLKEGKSRSSRTVIDGTESQSSACQLRSSKRARQATVSSSLHHTPRTVLSWLIDNNMVLPRAKVQYRVKKDGRPMAEGWITRAGIKCKCCQKVYGISNFEVHAGSSYHRPSANIFLEDGRSLLDCQLQMKEKSIVRNTRKRSPLLKKRSHLGTNDNVCSVCHYGGELLLCDECPSSFHIGCLGMKEVPDGEWFCPSCCCEMCGQSRFDKNKDHFTDSSLLICFQYHARCMRDKGLQKLDCYPVGKWFCNKRCEQICLGIHQLLAKPVIVGIDNLTWTLLKYVKPDDFDSDAAKDEFVLETYSKLGVALDVMHECFEPVEEPYTRRDLMEDVIFNRWSELNRLNFQGFYTVLLERNDEVITVATVRIYGEKVAEVPLVATRFQYRRLGMCHILMNELETKLMELGVERLVLPAAPAVLNTWTTSFGFTMVKESQRLNFLNYTFLDFQGTVMCQKLLQNIPPEVSSDSTEAYQPQLDHIKSKETVELDGNSALSEVFQAEQLEGSEIVGQGYADAPGGCESNDMDAPTPLITVANQQAPLGCQDETSLQYQAEVTDSNVLEKTGVVQYKCYKRRKKI; this is translated from the exons ATGGTACCTTTTATTGAAGCCATATGCAATTCGGTTAGTGGGGAGATGCTGTGTGTGGATCCGTATGTATCATGTCTTCAGCCTGTAGAAAAACAACTTGTTTCGGGGGGTTTTGTACCAATATCAGAGGATGTTCCAATGAGTGGTAGTGTTATGTTTAACTCAGTTCTGCCAAGCCAAGAACAACAACCAGCTATATCACCTAATGCTTTGTCAGTTTCACATCCccctaaaaatgaaatttcCGGTACTTTGTCAATTACTAAGAGTGACAATAAGATACATTCTAGCAAGAGGAAGCGACTTGAATGGAAGACCATCTCCCATGAAACTGAGCTTTGTCCTGATGCAGTTTCCGAGTGCAATGATAATTATATGTCGAACCATGGGTCCTTAGAGTCCTTGCAAGAACTTAAGGAACATCTGTCTTACTTAGGATGGAAAATTGAGCAAGCAAAGGATTACAACATCATTAGGACACGGTACGTGGCTCCTGATGGGAAGATATTTCAATCACTTCGTAAAGTTTGTAAGATGTTGGAAAATTCAGAAACTCGGGCAGAAGGCCAGAAAACATCATATGATGGTTCATCTGATGATCTCAACCTTTCTACTTGCCTGGCAAAATCACAGACATGCAATGAGTTGTCTGAGCTGCAATATACTTCTCAAGCACCACTCGTTCCTCCTGAATATTGCCCTGAAGCTGTAATTGACTATTGTTTATTGGGATCACCAGACTATCCTGCCTATAAGAAGTTGAACAGTGGGGAAAAGAAGTCTATGATCATGAAAGCTAAGAAACACCTCGCTGCAATAGGATGGATATTTTCTTATTGTCAGAAAGGGGACAGGAGAGAACTGCGGTATTGTCCTCCTCATGGGAGGAAAAAATTCATCTCTCTTCGAACAGCATGCATATGGTGTATGCAGCAGTGGAAAGCTGAGGGACAGATGCCTGAATTAGTTTCCCGGTCAAATGTTCTGGAACTTCAGGGAAATTTGGCACCTCACAGGACCTCATGTAAGAAATTATCAATGGCGACATTTTCTGCCTTGCCACTTCGGAAAGAAcctactcaacttaataaagtCACAGTTTGTGAAATCAGCGAAACAAGAAAGAAGAGTAACCACACAGGTGGGTGGAACATgttaaaagaaggaaaatctAGATCTTCAAGAACAGTAATAGATGGTACAGAATCTCAGTCTTCAGCTTGTCAGTTGCGATCAAGTAAAAGAGCTCGGCAGGCAACAGTTTCTTCTTCCTTGCATCATACACCTCGAACAGTTTTATCTTGGTTGATTGACAATAATATGGTTCTTCCCCGTGCCAAAGTGCAGTATCGTGTGAAAAAAGATGGTCGTCCAATGGCAGAAGGATGGATCACTCGTGCAGGGATCAAATGCAAGTGCTGTCAAAAAGTTTATGGAATTAGCAATTTTGAGGTGCATGCTGGAAGCAGTTATCACAGACCTTCAGCAAATATATTTTTGGAAGATGGACGATCCCTTCTTGATTGTCAACTGCAGATGAAAGAAAAGAGTATTGTAAGAAACACAAGGAAGAGATCACCTTTGTTGAAGAAGCGCAGCCATTTGGGCACAAATGACAATGTGTGTTCTGTGTGCCATTACGGTGGTGAATTACTTCTGTGTGATGAATGCCCATCTTCCTTTCATATTGGTTGCCTTGGAATGAAG GAGGTTCCTGATGGCGAGTGGTTTTGTCCATCATGCTGTTGTGAAATGTGTGGCCAGAGCAGATTTGATAAAAACAAAGACCACTTTACAGACAGCAGTCTACTTATCTGTTTTCAGT ATCATGCTCGGTGCATGAGAGATAAGGGCCTTCAAAAGCTGGATTGTTATCCTGTAGGAAAATGGTTTTGCAATAAGAGATGTGAGCAG ATATGTTTGGGTATCCACCAACTCTTGGCAAAGCCAGTCATAGTGGGAATTGATAACCTCACTTGGACTTTATTGAAATACGTAAAACCTGATGATTTTGATTCAGATGCTGCTAAAGATGAGTTCGTCCTGGAGACTTATAGTAAACTTGGTGTCGCTTTGGATGTGATGCATGAATGCTTTGAGCCTGTCGAAGAACCTTACACAAGGAGGGATCTTATGGAAGATGTTATCTTCAATAGATG GTCAGAGCTGAATCGCTTAAATTTTCAGGGTTTCTATACTGTACTTCTGGAAAGAAATGACGAAGTGATTACAGTAGCGACTGTGAG GATTTATGGAGAAAAAGTAGCTGAGGTTCCTCTTGTGGCAACAAGATTTCAGTACCGCAGACTTGGAATGTGTCACATCTTAATGAATGAGCTTGAAACG AAACTAATGGAATTAGGAGTTGAGAGGCTAGTTTTGCCTGCTGCGCCCGCCGTGCTAAACACATGGACCACGTCATTTGGTTTCACAATGGTGAAAGAATCTCAGAGGCTAAACTTCTTGAATTACACTTTTCTTGATTTCCAGGGTACAGTAATGTGTCAGAAACTCCTCCAGAATATCCCTCCAGAGGTATCAAGTGACTCAACAG AAGCTTATCAACCTCAACTTGACCACATAAAAAGCAAGGAGACTGTTGAGTTGGATGGAAACAGTGCGCTTTCTGAGGTCTTCCAAGCTGAGCAACTTGAAGGGAGTGAAATTGTGGGTCAAGGATATGCAGA
- the LOC101267496 gene encoding increased DNA methylation 1-like isoform X1 encodes MVPFIEAICNSVSGEMLCVDPYVSCLQPVEKQLVSGGFVPISEDVPMSGSVMFNSVLPSQEQQPAISPNALSVSHPPKNEISGTLSITKSDNKIHSSKRKRLEWKTISHETELCPDAVSECNDNYMSNHGSLESLQELKEHLSYLGWKIEQAKDYNIIRTRYVAPDGKIFQSLRKVCKMLENSETRAEGQKTSYDGSSDDLNLSTCLAKSQTCNELSELQYTSQAPLVPPEYCPEAVIDYCLLGSPDYPAYKKLNSGEKKSMIMKAKKHLAAIGWIFSYCQKGDRRELRYCPPHGRKKFISLRTACIWCMQQWKAEGQMPELVSRSNVLELQGNLAPHRTSCKKLSMATFSALPLRKEPTQLNKVTVCEISETRKKSNHTGGWNMLKEGKSRSSRTVIDGTESQSSACQLRSSKRARQATVSSSLHHTPRTVLSWLIDNNMVLPRAKVQYRVKKDGRPMAEGWITRAGIKCKCCQKVYGISNFEVHAGSSYHRPSANIFLEDGRSLLDCQLQMKEKSIVRNTRKRSPLLKKRSHLGTNDNVCSVCHYGGELLLCDECPSSFHIGCLGMKEVPDGEWFCPSCCCEMCGQSRFDKNKDHFTDSSLLICFQCEHKYHARCMRDKGLQKLDCYPVGKWFCNKRCEQICLGIHQLLAKPVIVGIDNLTWTLLKYVKPDDFDSDAAKDEFVLETYSKLGVALDVMHECFEPVEEPYTRRDLMEDVIFNRWSELNRLNFQGFYTVLLERNDEVITVATVRIYGEKVAEVPLVATRFQYRRLGMCHILMNELETKLMELGVERLVLPAAPAVLNTWTTSFGFTMVKESQRLNFLNYTFLDFQGTVMCQKLLQNIPPEVSSDSTEAYQPQLDHIKSKETVELDGNSALSEVFQAEQLEGSEIVGQGYADAPGGCESNDMDAPTPLITVANQQAPLGCQDETSLQYQAEVTDSNVLEKTGVVQYKCYKRRKKI; translated from the exons ATGGTACCTTTTATTGAAGCCATATGCAATTCGGTTAGTGGGGAGATGCTGTGTGTGGATCCGTATGTATCATGTCTTCAGCCTGTAGAAAAACAACTTGTTTCGGGGGGTTTTGTACCAATATCAGAGGATGTTCCAATGAGTGGTAGTGTTATGTTTAACTCAGTTCTGCCAAGCCAAGAACAACAACCAGCTATATCACCTAATGCTTTGTCAGTTTCACATCCccctaaaaatgaaatttcCGGTACTTTGTCAATTACTAAGAGTGACAATAAGATACATTCTAGCAAGAGGAAGCGACTTGAATGGAAGACCATCTCCCATGAAACTGAGCTTTGTCCTGATGCAGTTTCCGAGTGCAATGATAATTATATGTCGAACCATGGGTCCTTAGAGTCCTTGCAAGAACTTAAGGAACATCTGTCTTACTTAGGATGGAAAATTGAGCAAGCAAAGGATTACAACATCATTAGGACACGGTACGTGGCTCCTGATGGGAAGATATTTCAATCACTTCGTAAAGTTTGTAAGATGTTGGAAAATTCAGAAACTCGGGCAGAAGGCCAGAAAACATCATATGATGGTTCATCTGATGATCTCAACCTTTCTACTTGCCTGGCAAAATCACAGACATGCAATGAGTTGTCTGAGCTGCAATATACTTCTCAAGCACCACTCGTTCCTCCTGAATATTGCCCTGAAGCTGTAATTGACTATTGTTTATTGGGATCACCAGACTATCCTGCCTATAAGAAGTTGAACAGTGGGGAAAAGAAGTCTATGATCATGAAAGCTAAGAAACACCTCGCTGCAATAGGATGGATATTTTCTTATTGTCAGAAAGGGGACAGGAGAGAACTGCGGTATTGTCCTCCTCATGGGAGGAAAAAATTCATCTCTCTTCGAACAGCATGCATATGGTGTATGCAGCAGTGGAAAGCTGAGGGACAGATGCCTGAATTAGTTTCCCGGTCAAATGTTCTGGAACTTCAGGGAAATTTGGCACCTCACAGGACCTCATGTAAGAAATTATCAATGGCGACATTTTCTGCCTTGCCACTTCGGAAAGAAcctactcaacttaataaagtCACAGTTTGTGAAATCAGCGAAACAAGAAAGAAGAGTAACCACACAGGTGGGTGGAACATgttaaaagaaggaaaatctAGATCTTCAAGAACAGTAATAGATGGTACAGAATCTCAGTCTTCAGCTTGTCAGTTGCGATCAAGTAAAAGAGCTCGGCAGGCAACAGTTTCTTCTTCCTTGCATCATACACCTCGAACAGTTTTATCTTGGTTGATTGACAATAATATGGTTCTTCCCCGTGCCAAAGTGCAGTATCGTGTGAAAAAAGATGGTCGTCCAATGGCAGAAGGATGGATCACTCGTGCAGGGATCAAATGCAAGTGCTGTCAAAAAGTTTATGGAATTAGCAATTTTGAGGTGCATGCTGGAAGCAGTTATCACAGACCTTCAGCAAATATATTTTTGGAAGATGGACGATCCCTTCTTGATTGTCAACTGCAGATGAAAGAAAAGAGTATTGTAAGAAACACAAGGAAGAGATCACCTTTGTTGAAGAAGCGCAGCCATTTGGGCACAAATGACAATGTGTGTTCTGTGTGCCATTACGGTGGTGAATTACTTCTGTGTGATGAATGCCCATCTTCCTTTCATATTGGTTGCCTTGGAATGAAG GAGGTTCCTGATGGCGAGTGGTTTTGTCCATCATGCTGTTGTGAAATGTGTGGCCAGAGCAGATTTGATAAAAACAAAGACCACTTTACAGACAGCAGTCTACTTATCTGTTTTCAGTGTGAGCACAAGT ATCATGCTCGGTGCATGAGAGATAAGGGCCTTCAAAAGCTGGATTGTTATCCTGTAGGAAAATGGTTTTGCAATAAGAGATGTGAGCAG ATATGTTTGGGTATCCACCAACTCTTGGCAAAGCCAGTCATAGTGGGAATTGATAACCTCACTTGGACTTTATTGAAATACGTAAAACCTGATGATTTTGATTCAGATGCTGCTAAAGATGAGTTCGTCCTGGAGACTTATAGTAAACTTGGTGTCGCTTTGGATGTGATGCATGAATGCTTTGAGCCTGTCGAAGAACCTTACACAAGGAGGGATCTTATGGAAGATGTTATCTTCAATAGATG GTCAGAGCTGAATCGCTTAAATTTTCAGGGTTTCTATACTGTACTTCTGGAAAGAAATGACGAAGTGATTACAGTAGCGACTGTGAG GATTTATGGAGAAAAAGTAGCTGAGGTTCCTCTTGTGGCAACAAGATTTCAGTACCGCAGACTTGGAATGTGTCACATCTTAATGAATGAGCTTGAAACG AAACTAATGGAATTAGGAGTTGAGAGGCTAGTTTTGCCTGCTGCGCCCGCCGTGCTAAACACATGGACCACGTCATTTGGTTTCACAATGGTGAAAGAATCTCAGAGGCTAAACTTCTTGAATTACACTTTTCTTGATTTCCAGGGTACAGTAATGTGTCAGAAACTCCTCCAGAATATCCCTCCAGAGGTATCAAGTGACTCAACAG AAGCTTATCAACCTCAACTTGACCACATAAAAAGCAAGGAGACTGTTGAGTTGGATGGAAACAGTGCGCTTTCTGAGGTCTTCCAAGCTGAGCAACTTGAAGGGAGTGAAATTGTGGGTCAAGGATATGCAGA